From the genome of Triticum aestivum cultivar Chinese Spring chromosome 3B, IWGSC CS RefSeq v2.1, whole genome shotgun sequence, one region includes:
- the LOC123068475 gene encoding non-specific lipid-transfer protein 4.3, with translation MARGAATQLVLVAMVAAMLLVASDAAISCGQVTSALSPCISYARGNGANPPAACCSGVRSLAGAARSTADKQAACKCIKSAAGGLNAGKAAGIPSKCGVSVPYAISSSVDCSKIR, from the coding sequence ATGGCTCGCGGTGCAGCTACTCAGCTCGTGCTGGTCGCCATGGTGGCCGCTATGCTCCTCGTAGCCTCCGATGCGGCGATATCCTGCGGTCAGGTGACCTCTGCCTTGAGCCCCTGCATCTCCTATGCACGCGGCAACGGCGCCAACCCGCCTGCGGCCTGCTGCAGCGGCGTCAGGAGTCTGGCCGGTGCAGCCCGGAGCACCGCTGACAAGCAAGCAGCGTGCAAGTGCATCAAGAGCGCTGCTGGTGGGCTCAACGCTGGCAAGGCCGCCGGCATCCCTTCAAAGTGCGGCGTCAGCGTCCCCTACGCCATCAGCTCATCTGTGGACTGTTCTAAGATTCGCTGA